One genomic segment of Tachyglossus aculeatus isolate mTacAcu1 chromosome 17, mTacAcu1.pri, whole genome shotgun sequence includes these proteins:
- the FAM222B gene encoding protein FAM222B isoform X2 codes for MPVCHASLSARARGPVLSASFSHADEHWTTEIVKVPQRKHVRRTVNGLDTSGQRYSPYPAQAGAKTGLLAIVKAPAKGVVKDFDGSRARLLSEAAMNPPAAPYAAPSTLAHSHAHAHAQAQALARQQALQHAQTLAHAPPQALPLPQGIPPPPPPPQAMAHPGLQHPPAALLPAGLPGARKAPPDAEAPPNVTVSTSTIPLSLAASLQQSQPPDLSSIVHQIHQFCQTRAGVATTSVCEGQIANPSPISRNLLISASTRVSSAHHGPPALPATAPLPPPPPSCGVGAADHPALGLPPLAGLGRAPAGYPADLKPATWNQHQLAHLQQMCGDAGGPAGLTGKHTAGREAAGFPAKPAAYPPELCQLGQPFHLKAAPLEKPTPSPPVNGLAGPLPYTNGHYFPPLWNNILPTPNSDSSGSQDLAGPFHGGGQPAGAPLDCSAPAHYRPGPGCGGPGCGGPGGGGGSVAPPAAPAQNGLMQTMDYLSGGDYQQACFREQSLALLSKAPLAHRPPQPADSRNIHGQQHPGYR; via the exons ATGCCAGTCTGCCATGCTAGCCTGTCTGCCAGGGCCAGGGGACCTGTCCTTTCAGCTTCTTTCTCACACGCAGATGAACACTGGACTACAGAAAT CGTCAAAGTCCCCCAGCGGAAACACGTCCGTCGGACGGTGAACGGCCTGGACACGTCGGGCCAGCGGTACAGCCCCTACCCGGCTCAGGCCGGCGCCAAGACCGGCCTGCTCGCCATCGTCAAGGCGCCGGCGAAAGGCGTCGTCAAAGACTTCGACGGGTCCCGCGCCCGCCTGCTCTCGGAGGCCGCCATGAACCCGCCGGCCGCCCCCTACGCCGCACCGAGCACTTTAGCCCACTCCCACGCCCACGCCCACGCGCAGGCCCAGGCCCTGGCCCGCCAGCAGGCCCTGCAGCACGCACAGACGCTGGCCCACGCGCCCCCGCAGGCGCTGCCGCTCCCTCAGGGTatcccgccaccgccgccgccccctcAAGCCATGGCCCACCCGGGCCTGCAGCACCCCCCGGCCGCCCTGCTGCCGGCCGGCCTGCCCGGGGCCCGGAAGGCGCCGCCGGACGCCGAGGCCCCGCCCAACGTGACCGTGTCTACCTCAACCATCCCGCTGTCGCTGGCGGCCAGCCTGCAGCAGAGCCAGCCCCCGGACCTGAGCAGCATCGTCCACCAGATCCACCAGTTCTGCCAGACGCGGGCGGGCGTCGCCACTACCTCGGTGTGCGAGGGGCAGATCGCCAACCCCAGCCCCATCAGCCGGAACCTGCTGATCAGCGCCAGCACCCGGGTCTCCTCCGCCCACCAcggcccccccgccctccccgccaccgcccccctgccgccgccgccgccctcctgCGGGGTGGGCGCCGCGGACCACCCCGCCCTGGGCCTGCCGCCGCTGGCGGGCCTGGGCCGGGCGCCCGCCGGCTACCCGGCCGACCTGAAGCCCGCCACCTGGAACCAGCACCAGCTGGCCCACCTGCAGCAGATGTGCGGCGACGCGGGCGGCCCCGCCGGGCTGACGGGCAAGCACACGGCCGGGCGCGAGGCGGCCGGCTTCCCGGCCAAGCCCGCCGCCTACCCGCCGGAGCTGTGCCAGCTGGGCCAGCCCTTCCACCTGAAGGCCGCCCCCCTGGAGAAGccgaccccctccccgcccgtcAACGGGCTGGCGGGCCCGCTGCCCTACACCAACGGCCACTACTTCCCGCCCCTGTGGAACAACATCCTGCCCACGCCCAACAGCGAcagctctggctcccaggacctcgCCGGGCCCTTCCACGGCGGGGGCCAGCCCGCGGGCGCGCCCCTCGACTGCTCCGCGCCCGCCCACTACCGCCCGGGCCCCGGCTGCGGGGGTCCCGGCTGCGGCGgtcccggcggcggcggggggtccGTGGCacccccggccgcccccgcccAGAACGGCCTGATGCAGACCATGGATTACCTGAGCGGCGGGGATTACCAACAGGCCTGCTTCCGCGAACAGAGCCTGGCCCTGCTGAGCAAGGCCCCCCTGGCCCACCGCCCGCCCCAGCCCGCAGACAGTCGCAACATCCACGGCCAGCAGCACCCCGGCTACAGATAA
- the FAM222B gene encoding protein FAM222B isoform X1: MLACLPGPGDLSFQLLSHTQMNTGLQKWDTTQKMRAAHCPTPAELDAYAKKVANHPLTIKIFPNSVKVPQRKHVRRTVNGLDTSGQRYSPYPAQAGAKTGLLAIVKAPAKGVVKDFDGSRARLLSEAAMNPPAAPYAAPSTLAHSHAHAHAQAQALARQQALQHAQTLAHAPPQALPLPQGIPPPPPPPQAMAHPGLQHPPAALLPAGLPGARKAPPDAEAPPNVTVSTSTIPLSLAASLQQSQPPDLSSIVHQIHQFCQTRAGVATTSVCEGQIANPSPISRNLLISASTRVSSAHHGPPALPATAPLPPPPPSCGVGAADHPALGLPPLAGLGRAPAGYPADLKPATWNQHQLAHLQQMCGDAGGPAGLTGKHTAGREAAGFPAKPAAYPPELCQLGQPFHLKAAPLEKPTPSPPVNGLAGPLPYTNGHYFPPLWNNILPTPNSDSSGSQDLAGPFHGGGQPAGAPLDCSAPAHYRPGPGCGGPGCGGPGGGGGSVAPPAAPAQNGLMQTMDYLSGGDYQQACFREQSLALLSKAPLAHRPPQPADSRNIHGQQHPGYR; the protein is encoded by the exons ATGCTAGCCTGTCTGCCAGGGCCAGGGGACCTGTCCTTTCAGCTTCTTTCTCACACGCAGATGAACACTGGACTACAGAAAT GGGACACCACCCAGAAGATGAGAGCTGCTCACTGCCCCACTCCAGCCGAATTGGATGCGTATGCTAAGAAGGTCGCCAACCACCCACTGACTATAAAAATCTTCCCCAACAGCGTCAAAGTCCCCCAGCGGAAACACGTCCGTCGGACGGTGAACGGCCTGGACACGTCGGGCCAGCGGTACAGCCCCTACCCGGCTCAGGCCGGCGCCAAGACCGGCCTGCTCGCCATCGTCAAGGCGCCGGCGAAAGGCGTCGTCAAAGACTTCGACGGGTCCCGCGCCCGCCTGCTCTCGGAGGCCGCCATGAACCCGCCGGCCGCCCCCTACGCCGCACCGAGCACTTTAGCCCACTCCCACGCCCACGCCCACGCGCAGGCCCAGGCCCTGGCCCGCCAGCAGGCCCTGCAGCACGCACAGACGCTGGCCCACGCGCCCCCGCAGGCGCTGCCGCTCCCTCAGGGTatcccgccaccgccgccgccccctcAAGCCATGGCCCACCCGGGCCTGCAGCACCCCCCGGCCGCCCTGCTGCCGGCCGGCCTGCCCGGGGCCCGGAAGGCGCCGCCGGACGCCGAGGCCCCGCCCAACGTGACCGTGTCTACCTCAACCATCCCGCTGTCGCTGGCGGCCAGCCTGCAGCAGAGCCAGCCCCCGGACCTGAGCAGCATCGTCCACCAGATCCACCAGTTCTGCCAGACGCGGGCGGGCGTCGCCACTACCTCGGTGTGCGAGGGGCAGATCGCCAACCCCAGCCCCATCAGCCGGAACCTGCTGATCAGCGCCAGCACCCGGGTCTCCTCCGCCCACCAcggcccccccgccctccccgccaccgcccccctgccgccgccgccgccctcctgCGGGGTGGGCGCCGCGGACCACCCCGCCCTGGGCCTGCCGCCGCTGGCGGGCCTGGGCCGGGCGCCCGCCGGCTACCCGGCCGACCTGAAGCCCGCCACCTGGAACCAGCACCAGCTGGCCCACCTGCAGCAGATGTGCGGCGACGCGGGCGGCCCCGCCGGGCTGACGGGCAAGCACACGGCCGGGCGCGAGGCGGCCGGCTTCCCGGCCAAGCCCGCCGCCTACCCGCCGGAGCTGTGCCAGCTGGGCCAGCCCTTCCACCTGAAGGCCGCCCCCCTGGAGAAGccgaccccctccccgcccgtcAACGGGCTGGCGGGCCCGCTGCCCTACACCAACGGCCACTACTTCCCGCCCCTGTGGAACAACATCCTGCCCACGCCCAACAGCGAcagctctggctcccaggacctcgCCGGGCCCTTCCACGGCGGGGGCCAGCCCGCGGGCGCGCCCCTCGACTGCTCCGCGCCCGCCCACTACCGCCCGGGCCCCGGCTGCGGGGGTCCCGGCTGCGGCGgtcccggcggcggcggggggtccGTGGCacccccggccgcccccgcccAGAACGGCCTGATGCAGACCATGGATTACCTGAGCGGCGGGGATTACCAACAGGCCTGCTTCCGCGAACAGAGCCTGGCCCTGCTGAGCAAGGCCCCCCTGGCCCACCGCCCGCCCCAGCCCGCAGACAGTCGCAACATCCACGGCCAGCAGCACCCCGGCTACAGATAA